Proteins encoded within one genomic window of Suricata suricatta isolate VVHF042 chromosome 17, meerkat_22Aug2017_6uvM2_HiC, whole genome shotgun sequence:
- the ZNF287 gene encoding zinc finger protein 287 isoform X1, producing the protein MFSPCKRMTSSARSQTLLMWKPDRAQSGLHNVEKGTHALRLLRDTETCRQNFRNFPYPDLAGPRKALTRLRELCLKWLRPEIRSKEQILELLVLEQFLTILPGEVRTWVKSQYPESSEEVVTLVEDLTQILEEEAAPQNPGLPQETPEEDPKGRPAFQSGWLNDLVTKESMTFKDVAVDITQEDWEMMRPVQKELYKTVTLQNYWNMVSLGLTVYRPTVIPMLEEPWMVIKEILEGPSPEWKTEAQECTPVTNTSKLTKTGTQTIKLEEPDDYEDRLERQAANPFRKVSTRERIFPLQSILSQEDDPMEECLSKYDIYRNNFEKHSNLIIHFGTQTDNKTMCDEGRATFSHVSCGLVHRKIYPGEKPYKCNVCGKKFRKNPSFVKHQSTHAKEKSHECEECGKEFRHVSSLIAHQRMHTGEKPYECHQCGKAFSQRAHLTIHQRIHTGEKPYKCDDCGKDFSQRAHLTIHQRTHTGEKPYRCLECGKTFSHSSSLINHQRVHTGEKPYICNECGKTFSQSTHLLQHQKIHTGKKPYKCNECWKVFSQSTYLIRHQRIHSGEKCYKCNECGKAFAHSSTLIQHQTTHTGEKSYVCKICGKAFSQSANLTQHHRTHTGEKPYKCSVCGKAFSQSVHLTQHQRIHNGEKPFKCNLCGKAYRQGANLTQHQRIHTGEKPYKCNECGKAFIYSSSLNQHQRTHTGERPYKCNECDKDFSQRTCLIQHQRIHTGEKPYACRICGKTFTQSTNLIQHQRVHTGAKHHN; encoded by the exons ATGTTCTCCCCGTGCAAGAGGATGACCAGTTCTGCACGCTCCCAAACCCTTCTCATGTGGAAGCCAGACAGGGCTCAGAGTGGACTCCACAATGTGGAGAAGGGAACCCACGCGTTGAGACTCTTGCGTGACACAGAGACCTGTCGACAGAATTTTAGGAATTTCCCATATCCAGACCTAGCGGGTCCTCGAAAGGCATTGACTCGCCTCCGAGAGCTCTGCCTTAAGTGGCTGAGACCTGAGATTCGCTCAAAGGAACAAATCCTGGAGCTGCTGGTGCTCGAGCAGTTCCTGACCATCCTGCCCGGGGAGGTCAGGACGTGGGTGAAGTCCCAGTACCCAGAGAGCAGCGAGGAGGTGGTGACTCTGGTGGAGGATTTGACTCAGATTCTGGAAGAGGAAG CTGCTCCTCAGAATCCTGGCCTTCCTCAGGAGACCCCCGAGGAAGACCCCAAAGGAAGACCTGCTTTCCAGTCAGGATGGTTAAATGACTTGGTGACCAAA GAATCCATGACCTTCAAAGACGTGGCTGTGGACATCACGCAGGAGGACTGGGAGATGATGCGTCCCGTGCAGAAGGAATTGTACAAGACTGTGACGTTGCAGAACTACTGGAACATGGTTTCTCTGG GACTGACAGTGTACCGACCAACCGTGATTCCCATGTTGGAAGAGCCATGGATGGTGATAAAGGAAATCTTAGAAGGCCCTAGTCCAG aatggAAAACAGAAGCCCAAGAGTGTACTCCAGTGACCAATACTTCTAAACTTACAAAGACTGGTACTCAGACCATCAAGTTAGAGGAACCAGATGACTATGAAGACAGACTAGAGAGACAAGCAGCAAATCCCTTCAGGAAAGTTTCCACTCGGGAAAGAATTTTCCCTTTGCAGTCCATCCTCTCACAAGAAGATGACCCTATGGAAGAGTGTCTTagtaaatatgatatatatagaaataattttgaaaagcattCAAACCTAATTATTCATTTTGGTACCCAAACAGATAATAAAACTATGTGTGATGAAGGCAGGGCGACCTTCAGTCATGTCTCATGCGGTCTCGTACATAGAAAGATATAccctggagagaagccttatAAATGTAACGTGTGTGGGAAGAAGTTTAGGAAAAACCCATCCTTCGTGAAACACCAAAGTACCCATGCCAAAGAAAAATCTCATGAATGTGAAGAATGTGGGAAAGAGTTTAGGCATGTCTCATCCCTTATTGCACATCAGAGAAtgcatactggagaaaaaccatatgaatGCCACCAGTGTGGTAAAGCCTTCAGCCAGCGCGCACACCTGACCATACaccagagaattcacactggagagaagccctatAAGTGTGATGACTGCGGAAAAGACTTCAGTCAGCGCGCACACCTCACGATACATCAAAGGAcacatactggagagaaaccctacagATGCTTGGAGTGTGGTAAAACCTTCAGCCACAGTTCATCACTGATTAATCATCAGCGAGTTCACACGGGTGAAAAACCTTACATATGCAACGAGTGTGGGAAAACTTTCAGTCAGAGTACACACCTTCTTCAGCATCAAAAAATACATACCGGAAAGAAACCATATAAATGCAATGAGTGTTGGAAAGTGTTTAGTCAGAGTACTTACCTTATTCgacatcagagaattcattcTGGAGAGAAGTGCTACAAATGTAATGAATGCGGAAAAGCCTTTGCTCATTCCTCGACTCTCATTCAACATCAGACtactcacactggagagaaatcGTATGTGTGTAAAAtatgtggaaaagccttcagcCAGAGTGCAAACCTCACTCAGCACCACAGAACACACACTGGGGAGAAACCATATAAATGCAGCGTGTGTGGAAAAGCCTTCAGCCAGAGTGTGCACCTCACTCAGCATCAAAGAATTCACAATGGAGAAAAACCCTTCAAATGCAACCTATGTGGGAAAGCGTATAGACAGGGAGCCAATCTCACTCAGCATCAGAGGATTCATACCGGAGAGAAGCCGTATAAGTGTAACGAATGTgggaaagcttttatttattcctcttcACTTAACCAGCATCAGAGAACTCATACTGGAGAAAGACCctataaatgtaatgaatgtgatAAAGACTTTAGCCAGAGAACATGCCTTATTCAACACCAGAgaattcacacaggagagaagcccTATGCATGCCGTATATGTGGTAAAACCTTCACCCAGAGTACAAACCTGATTCAGCATCAGCGCGTTCATACAGGTGCCAAACATCATAATTAA
- the ZNF287 gene encoding zinc finger protein 287 isoform X2, protein MFSPCKRMTSSARSQTLLMWKPDRAQSGLHNVEKGTHALRLLRDTETCRQNFRNFPYPDLAGPRKALTRLRELCLKWLRPEIRSKEQILELLVLEQFLTILPGEVRTWVKSQYPESSEEVVTLVEDLTQILEEEAAPQNPGLPQETPEEDPKGRPAFQSGWLNDLVTKESMTFKDVAVDITQEDWEMMRPVQKELYKTVTLQNYWNMVSLGLTVYRPTVIPMLEEPWMVIKEILEGPSPGMWCTLP, encoded by the exons ATGTTCTCCCCGTGCAAGAGGATGACCAGTTCTGCACGCTCCCAAACCCTTCTCATGTGGAAGCCAGACAGGGCTCAGAGTGGACTCCACAATGTGGAGAAGGGAACCCACGCGTTGAGACTCTTGCGTGACACAGAGACCTGTCGACAGAATTTTAGGAATTTCCCATATCCAGACCTAGCGGGTCCTCGAAAGGCATTGACTCGCCTCCGAGAGCTCTGCCTTAAGTGGCTGAGACCTGAGATTCGCTCAAAGGAACAAATCCTGGAGCTGCTGGTGCTCGAGCAGTTCCTGACCATCCTGCCCGGGGAGGTCAGGACGTGGGTGAAGTCCCAGTACCCAGAGAGCAGCGAGGAGGTGGTGACTCTGGTGGAGGATTTGACTCAGATTCTGGAAGAGGAAG CTGCTCCTCAGAATCCTGGCCTTCCTCAGGAGACCCCCGAGGAAGACCCCAAAGGAAGACCTGCTTTCCAGTCAGGATGGTTAAATGACTTGGTGACCAAA GAATCCATGACCTTCAAAGACGTGGCTGTGGACATCACGCAGGAGGACTGGGAGATGATGCGTCCCGTGCAGAAGGAATTGTACAAGACTGTGACGTTGCAGAACTACTGGAACATGGTTTCTCTGG GACTGACAGTGTACCGACCAACCGTGATTCCCATGTTGGAAGAGCCATGGATGGTGATAAAGGAAATCTTAGAAGGCCCTAGTCCAG GTATGTGGTGCACTCTCCCATAG